The Helianthus annuus cultivar XRQ/B chromosome 16, HanXRQr2.0-SUNRISE, whole genome shotgun sequence genome includes a window with the following:
- the LOC110915966 gene encoding ubiquitin domain-containing protein 1 produces the protein MGCAGSSRAKADEPIKKITKPKPWKHSEPITGEQLKRMRDEFWDTAPHYGGRKEIWDALQAAAEADLTLAQAIIDSAGVIVQKADLTVCYDERGAKYELPKYVLSAPTNLIRDS, from the exons ATGGGTTGTGCAGGATCATCGCGTGCCAAAGCGGACG AACctattaaaaaaataacaaaaccaAAACCATGGAAGCATTCTGAACCGATCACCGGGGAGCAGCTTAAGCGGATGCGCGACGAGTTCTGGGATACCGCTCCGCATTACGGTGGCAGAAAAG AAATCTGGGATGCACTTCAAGCTGCTGCAGAGGCCGACTTAACGCTTGCACAAGCGATAATAGATAGCGCCGGTGTCATCGTTCAAAAGGCTGATCTCACTGTATGTTATGACGAGAGAG GTGCAAAATATGAGTTACCGAAGTATGTTTTAAGCGCACCCACAAATTTGATCCGTGACAGTTGA